The Stratiformator vulcanicus genome has a segment encoding these proteins:
- the mnmA gene encoding tRNA 2-thiouridine(34) synthase MnmA encodes MSRVVLAMSGGVDSSAAAVLLKRQGYEVIGLFMRSGATEEQACAVGEPSLPIIETKPHKQGCCSAEDAADARRVADSLDIPFHALNFKDAFGRIKDYFADEYLAGRTPNPCVMCNNWLKFGRLWEFAKSVGATKIASGHYARIIPDAENRPQLIRGRDLSKDQSYVLFGIDRDLLPNILFPVGDYEKPQIRELARETGLRVADKKDSYEVCFVPNNDYASFLRNYRGEFETAGELVDTAGNVLGTHEGYERFTIGQRKGLGVTFGAPRFVVEIDADTKRVVIGERDDLKKPTLKADRTNWLVDVPKEFRGEVAIRYQFTPRPATITRDDTDRMKVEFDDPVSGVAPGQAAVVYEGDRVLGGGWIR; translated from the coding sequence ATGTCTCGCGTTGTCTTAGCCATGTCGGGCGGAGTCGATAGTTCGGCTGCCGCCGTGCTGCTCAAGCGGCAGGGGTATGAGGTGATCGGCCTCTTCATGCGGTCGGGGGCGACCGAAGAGCAGGCCTGTGCCGTCGGCGAACCATCGCTGCCGATCATCGAGACGAAACCTCACAAGCAGGGTTGCTGCAGCGCGGAGGATGCCGCCGATGCCCGGCGGGTGGCTGATTCGCTCGATATCCCGTTTCATGCCCTCAACTTCAAAGATGCCTTCGGTCGGATCAAGGACTACTTTGCGGACGAGTATCTCGCCGGACGAACGCCAAATCCCTGCGTGATGTGCAACAACTGGCTGAAGTTCGGCCGACTGTGGGAGTTTGCCAAGAGCGTCGGCGCTACGAAGATCGCCAGCGGTCACTACGCGCGCATCATTCCGGATGCGGAGAATCGGCCGCAACTCATTCGCGGCCGCGACCTGTCGAAGGACCAGTCGTACGTGCTGTTCGGGATCGATCGTGACCTGCTGCCGAATATTCTGTTTCCGGTGGGTGATTACGAGAAACCGCAGATCCGCGAACTCGCGCGTGAGACAGGCTTGCGCGTCGCCGACAAGAAGGACAGCTACGAAGTCTGCTTCGTGCCGAACAATGACTATGCCAGTTTCCTGCGTAACTATCGCGGCGAATTCGAAACGGCGGGCGAACTCGTTGACACGGCCGGCAACGTCCTCGGAACGCACGAAGGCTACGAGCGATTCACGATCGGCCAGCGCAAAGGCCTCGGCGTGACATTCGGGGCTCCGCGGTTTGTTGTCGAGATTGATGCCGACACGAAACGCGTCGTGATCGGTGAGCGAGACGACTTGAAGAAACCAACGCTCAAAGCGGATCGGACGAACTGGCTCGTCGATGTTCCCAAGGAATTCCGCGGCGAAGTGGCGATTCGCTATCAGTTCACCCCCCGCCCCGCGACGATCACACGCGACGACACCGATCGCATGAAGGTCGAATTCGACGACCCCGTCAGCGGCGTCGCCCCCGGACAGGCCGCCGTCGTCTACGAAGGCGACCGAGTCCTCGGCGGCGGTTGGATTCGTTGA